One genomic segment of Aminivibrio sp. includes these proteins:
- a CDS encoding YicC/YloC family endoribonuclease, producing the protein MIRSMTGFTRESRNFEWGTLTVEISSVNHRYQELSIRLPRELASFESAIGGLLRSGLGRGKIRFFAEISWAPRYKALAIDGEVLRNYYTQILSLSDELGTGQKPGLPSLLSLPGVLESPSVLSMVEAQVGGALEEIVGACIKSLAGMREKEGENLRRAVEEYLDSFETLVGSIEKYWTGKKEELFEELRKRVTLLLEGVANEADQGRVAQELALMGDKWDISEEFVRSGSHCRQFRAILAGPSSEGRKLDFLIQEMNREVNTMGSKITDAELRWMVVEAKTLLEKIREQVQNVE; encoded by the coding sequence ATGATACGAAGCATGACGGGATTTACGAGGGAAAGCAGAAACTTCGAATGGGGCACTCTCACGGTTGAGATTTCGTCGGTAAACCACAGGTACCAGGAACTTTCGATCCGACTGCCGAGGGAACTGGCTTCCTTCGAATCGGCAATCGGCGGTCTTCTCCGTTCCGGCCTGGGACGGGGAAAGATACGATTTTTCGCCGAAATCAGCTGGGCCCCGAGGTACAAGGCCCTTGCCATTGACGGAGAGGTCCTCCGCAATTATTATACCCAGATCCTCTCTCTTTCCGATGAACTCGGTACCGGGCAGAAACCAGGGCTTCCGTCACTCCTCTCCCTTCCGGGCGTTCTCGAATCGCCCTCTGTTCTCTCCATGGTGGAGGCTCAGGTGGGCGGAGCCCTGGAAGAAATCGTCGGGGCGTGTATAAAGAGCCTCGCCGGGATGCGCGAAAAAGAAGGAGAGAACCTGCGGCGGGCGGTGGAGGAGTATCTTGACTCCTTTGAAACCCTCGTCGGTTCCATCGAGAAATACTGGACAGGGAAAAAAGAGGAGCTCTTCGAAGAACTCCGGAAACGGGTCACTCTTCTGCTCGAAGGAGTGGCCAACGAGGCCGACCAGGGACGGGTAGCCCAGGAACTCGCTCTCATGGGGGACAAATGGGACATCTCCGAGGAATTTGTCCGATCCGGGAGTCATTGCAGACAATTCCGCGCTATCCTTGCAGGTCCCTCTTCAGAGGGAAGGAAACTTGATTTCCTGATTCAGGAAATGAACCGGGAAGTCAATACCATGGGCTCCAAAATTACCGATGCCGAACTCCGTTGGATGGTGGTGGAGGCAAAGACTCTTCTGGAGAAAATCCGGGAACAGGTTCAAAACGTGGAGTGA
- the der gene encoding ribosome biogenesis GTPase Der, with protein sequence MPVVSIIGRPNVGKSTLFNRLIGHREAIVDDMPGVTRDRLYGEAEWKERKFYVIDTGGFLAKDENAFVHGMRQQVGTAVAESDLVLFVINGREGPTWMDEDVADMLRKSGKPVIVVANKIDDGIHEDSVFQAYSLGFEDVIGVSAEHKRYIYDLMDLILEKIPKDEPAPQDESAVRVAIVGRPNVGKSSILNRLAGEERALVSDIPGTTRDAIDTLVRIDETTFRLIDTAGLRRKSRVEDNIEYYSYVRTLQAIDRCDVALLVMDAGEPFTDQDKKLAGEIIERGKGIVLLLNKWDLLGKKDTLGDSMKKKMKDEMVFVSHAPVLFVSALTGRGMQKISDVVIKVFENRKKRIKTTLLNRLLRDILAFDRLPTDNRGRAFKIFYCTQAEIEPPTFIFFVNYPELAEKAFENHIENELRELENFEGVPLRIFWRGKEEK encoded by the coding sequence ATGCCAGTAGTATCCATCATCGGAAGACCGAATGTCGGCAAATCAACTCTTTTCAACCGGCTTATCGGCCATCGGGAAGCAATCGTCGACGATATGCCGGGGGTGACCAGGGACAGGCTGTACGGCGAAGCGGAGTGGAAAGAAAGAAAGTTTTACGTTATCGACACTGGGGGCTTTCTTGCCAAGGATGAAAACGCTTTCGTCCATGGCATGAGACAGCAGGTTGGGACGGCCGTAGCCGAAAGCGATCTCGTCCTTTTCGTCATCAATGGAAGGGAAGGCCCTACGTGGATGGACGAAGACGTGGCGGACATGCTGAGGAAATCCGGAAAGCCGGTTATTGTCGTTGCAAACAAAATTGATGATGGAATCCACGAGGACTCCGTCTTTCAGGCCTACTCACTGGGTTTTGAAGATGTCATCGGTGTCAGCGCCGAACATAAACGGTATATTTACGACCTTATGGACCTCATTCTTGAAAAGATTCCCAAAGATGAACCGGCTCCCCAGGATGAAAGTGCCGTGAGAGTCGCCATCGTAGGCAGACCGAACGTGGGAAAATCAAGTATCCTCAACCGCCTCGCAGGGGAAGAGAGGGCACTGGTGAGCGATATCCCCGGAACAACCAGGGACGCCATCGACACCCTGGTCAGGATTGACGAAACCACATTCAGGCTGATCGACACCGCCGGCCTGAGGAGAAAAAGCCGGGTCGAGGACAATATAGAATATTATTCCTACGTCAGAACCCTCCAGGCCATCGACAGGTGTGATGTTGCCCTCCTCGTCATGGATGCCGGGGAACCCTTTACCGACCAGGACAAAAAACTTGCAGGGGAAATCATCGAACGGGGAAAAGGGATAGTGCTGCTTCTGAACAAATGGGATCTCCTCGGCAAGAAAGATACCCTCGGAGATTCCATGAAAAAGAAGATGAAGGATGAAATGGTCTTCGTTTCCCATGCCCCTGTGCTTTTCGTCTCTGCCCTTACGGGCAGAGGGATGCAGAAAATATCGGACGTTGTGATCAAAGTGTTTGAAAACCGGAAGAAACGGATCAAAACCACTTTATTAAACAGGCTTCTCCGTGATATCCTCGCTTTTGACAGGCTGCCGACCGACAACAGGGGGAGAGCTTTCAAGATTTTCTATTGTACTCAGGCAGAGATAGAGCCGCCCACGTTTATCTTTTTTGTGAACTATCCGGAACTGGCGGAAAAGGCTTTTGAAAACCACATAGAAAACGAACTGCGTGAACTGGAAAACTTCGAAGGGGTGCCACTTCGCATTTTCTGGCGTGGGAAAGAGGAAAAATGA
- the nifJ gene encoding pyruvate:ferredoxin (flavodoxin) oxidoreductase, with translation MKRNWKTMDGNNAAAHVSYAFTEVAAIYPITPSSTMPEVIDEWAAHGRKNIFGKTVRVTELQSEGGAAGAVHGSLSAGSLSTTFTASQGLLLMMPNMYKIAGEMLPGVFDVSARAVAGHALSIFGDHSDVMACRGTGFAMLAAGSVQEVMDLTAVAHLSAIKGSIPFLNYFDGFRTSHEIQKIDVLEYDDLAKLVDYDALAKFKARALNPEHPFQKGSAQNPDIFFQAKEAINRFYTVIPETVESYMQEIKKLTGREYHPFNYYGAPDAEHVIVAMGSVCQTIEETVDYLNARGGKTGVLEVHLYRPFSEKYFFDVLPASVKRIAVLDRCKESGALGEPLYEDVCTLFKDKAEKPLVVGGRYGLGSKDTTPSHIKSVFDNLQSYQPRDHFTISITDDVTFTSLPVNEQITAAPEGTIRCKFWGLGSDGTVGANKNSIKIIGDETDLYAQGYFAYDSKKSGGITVSHLRFGKKPIKSTYLIDTADFIACHKQEYVHLYDVLAGLKEGGTFLLNTQWTSVEDLDKHLPAKVKRYLANRKINFYVLNGTDIGEEIGLGNRINMIMQSAFFKLSGVIPIEDAVKYMKDAIDHTYGKKGDKILEMNYKAVDAGIEALKKIEIPAEWANATTDPVLLSGLPEDIPDFIRDVCMPVNAQQGDSLPVSAFVGREDGHFPSGTSAYEKRGVAVNVPEWKSDKCIQCNQCSMVCPHASIRPFVLNEEEAGQAPEGFGAVEVKGKEFPGCKYKMQVDILDCMGCGNCADICPVGALEMKPLATQEKEIPNWNYALTVSDKSAETNKFTVKGSQFSQPLLEFSGACSGCGETPYVKLVTQLFGDRMIIANATGCTSIWGASAPSMPYTVNSKGQGPAWANSLFEDNAEYGYGMKLSLNATVDYIVDAMKALVAMDIPEDMKAAFTEWLESMDDGEKSKAAAEKVLAVLDRDIGAEGNKLLCEIACRKDYLVKKSVWIFGGDGWAYDIGFGGLDHVLASGEDVNVLVLDTEVYSNTGGQSSKSTPTAAIAKFAASGKRVKKKDLGRIAMTYGYVYVAQVGMGADKNQLLKALKEAEAYKGPSLVIAYAPCIAHGISAGMGKTQDQTKKAVEAGYWHLYRYNPDLALEGKPPFVLDSKEPKANFQEFLMSEVRYASLKKEFPEIADQLFEKAEKDAKERYEIYRQLAEMGKQPVKAEA, from the coding sequence ATGAAAAGAAACTGGAAAACGATGGACGGAAACAACGCAGCGGCTCACGTCTCATACGCTTTCACTGAAGTTGCCGCAATCTATCCCATAACACCGTCCTCCACAATGCCCGAAGTTATTGATGAATGGGCGGCCCACGGCAGGAAGAATATTTTCGGAAAGACTGTCAGGGTCACCGAGCTCCAGTCTGAGGGGGGAGCTGCCGGCGCAGTCCACGGAAGCCTTTCTGCAGGCTCTCTCTCCACTACGTTTACGGCTTCCCAGGGGCTTCTTCTCATGATGCCCAACATGTACAAGATCGCGGGCGAAATGCTCCCCGGAGTTTTCGATGTCAGTGCCCGGGCCGTCGCCGGGCACGCGCTCTCGATTTTCGGTGATCATAGCGACGTCATGGCCTGCAGGGGCACCGGGTTTGCCATGCTCGCCGCAGGAAGCGTCCAGGAAGTCATGGACCTCACGGCCGTGGCTCATCTCTCCGCCATCAAGGGAAGCATTCCTTTCCTCAACTATTTCGACGGTTTCAGAACATCTCACGAAATCCAGAAGATCGATGTCCTTGAGTATGACGACCTGGCGAAACTTGTGGATTACGACGCCCTTGCGAAATTCAAGGCCCGCGCCCTGAACCCGGAACATCCCTTCCAGAAGGGGAGCGCCCAGAACCCCGATATTTTCTTCCAGGCAAAAGAAGCCATCAACCGTTTCTATACGGTTATTCCCGAAACCGTCGAGTCCTACATGCAGGAGATCAAGAAGCTGACCGGACGGGAGTACCACCCCTTTAACTACTACGGAGCACCCGATGCGGAACACGTAATCGTGGCCATGGGATCAGTATGCCAGACCATCGAGGAGACGGTGGACTACCTCAACGCCAGAGGCGGTAAGACCGGCGTGCTCGAAGTTCACCTTTACAGGCCCTTCTCCGAGAAGTATTTCTTCGATGTCCTTCCGGCGTCCGTCAAGAGGATCGCCGTGCTTGACCGCTGCAAGGAAAGCGGGGCGCTCGGCGAACCTCTGTATGAGGACGTCTGCACTCTCTTCAAGGACAAGGCAGAGAAGCCCCTTGTGGTCGGCGGACGGTACGGTCTCGGTTCCAAGGATACAACTCCGAGCCACATCAAGTCCGTGTTCGACAACCTTCAGTCCTACCAGCCCAGAGACCATTTCACCATCAGCATCACCGACGACGTCACCTTTACCTCCCTGCCGGTCAACGAGCAAATTACCGCCGCACCGGAAGGAACCATTCGATGCAAGTTCTGGGGACTCGGCTCCGATGGAACGGTGGGCGCCAACAAGAACTCCATCAAGATCATCGGCGACGAAACCGACCTGTATGCCCAGGGCTATTTCGCCTATGACTCGAAGAAATCGGGCGGTATCACCGTTTCCCACCTCCGCTTCGGGAAAAAGCCCATCAAGTCGACCTACCTTATCGACACGGCGGATTTCATCGCCTGTCACAAACAAGAGTACGTCCACCTGTATGACGTTCTTGCCGGTCTGAAGGAAGGCGGCACGTTCCTGCTGAATACCCAGTGGACTTCCGTCGAGGATCTGGACAAGCATCTTCCGGCGAAGGTAAAGCGCTACCTCGCCAACAGGAAGATCAACTTCTACGTTTTGAACGGAACCGACATCGGCGAAGAGATCGGCCTCGGCAACAGGATCAACATGATAATGCAGTCCGCATTCTTCAAGCTTTCCGGCGTTATCCCCATCGAGGATGCCGTGAAATACATGAAGGATGCCATTGACCACACCTACGGCAAGAAGGGTGACAAGATCCTCGAGATGAACTACAAGGCCGTGGATGCTGGAATCGAGGCGTTGAAGAAGATCGAAATCCCTGCCGAGTGGGCAAACGCCACCACCGATCCGGTGCTTCTGAGCGGCCTTCCCGAGGACATCCCCGATTTCATCAGGGATGTGTGCATGCCCGTCAACGCCCAGCAGGGAGACAGCCTTCCCGTCAGCGCTTTTGTCGGCCGGGAGGACGGACATTTCCCCTCGGGCACGTCGGCCTATGAAAAGCGGGGCGTTGCCGTCAACGTTCCCGAGTGGAAAAGCGACAAGTGCATCCAGTGCAATCAGTGTTCCATGGTCTGCCCTCATGCCTCCATCCGCCCCTTCGTCCTGAACGAAGAGGAAGCCGGCCAGGCTCCCGAAGGATTCGGCGCTGTGGAAGTCAAAGGAAAAGAATTCCCCGGATGCAAATACAAGATGCAGGTCGACATTCTGGACTGCATGGGCTGCGGAAACTGCGCCGACATATGCCCTGTGGGCGCCCTGGAAATGAAGCCCCTTGCGACCCAGGAGAAGGAAATCCCGAACTGGAACTACGCTCTCACCGTTTCGGACAAGTCTGCCGAGACGAACAAGTTCACCGTCAAGGGAAGCCAGTTCTCCCAGCCGCTTCTTGAGTTCTCCGGCGCCTGCTCGGGATGCGGAGAAACTCCCTATGTTAAATTGGTCACCCAGCTCTTCGGAGACAGAATGATCATTGCCAACGCTACCGGATGCACCTCCATTTGGGGCGCTTCGGCTCCGAGCATGCCCTACACCGTCAACTCAAAGGGACAGGGACCTGCATGGGCGAACTCCCTCTTCGAGGACAATGCGGAATACGGCTACGGCATGAAACTCTCACTCAACGCCACGGTTGATTACATCGTTGATGCCATGAAAGCCCTCGTTGCGATGGATATACCCGAAGACATGAAGGCCGCGTTTACCGAATGGCTCGAGTCCATGGACGACGGAGAAAAGTCCAAGGCTGCCGCAGAAAAGGTGCTTGCCGTCCTTGACAGGGATATCGGAGCTGAAGGCAACAAGCTGCTGTGCGAGATTGCCTGCAGGAAAGACTATCTCGTCAAGAAATCCGTCTGGATTTTCGGCGGCGACGGCTGGGCTTATGACATCGGTTTCGGCGGCCTCGATCATGTGCTTGCTTCCGGAGAAGATGTGAACGTCCTCGTCCTCGACACGGAAGTCTATTCCAACACGGGCGGGCAGTCCTCCAAGTCCACTCCCACCGCGGCCATCGCCAAATTTGCCGCATCCGGCAAACGGGTCAAGAAGAAGGACCTCGGGCGAATCGCCATGACCTACGGCTATGTCTACGTCGCCCAGGTCGGTATGGGAGCCGACAAGAACCAGCTCTTGAAGGCCCTGAAGGAAGCCGAAGCCTACAAGGGGCCCTCCCTTGTGATTGCCTACGCCCCCTGCATTGCCCACGGCATCAGTGCCGGAATGGGCAAGACCCAGGATCAGACGAAAAAGGCAGTGGAAGCCGGTTACTGGCACCTCTACAGGTACAATCCGGACCTTGCCCTTGAAGGGAAGCCCCCCTTCGTTCTGGATTCCAAGGAACCCAAGGCCAATTTCCAGGAGTTCCTCATGAGCGAAGTCCGCTATGCCTCCCTGAAGAAGGAATTCCCCGAGATAGCCGACCAGCTCTTCGAAAAGGCAGAGAAGGACGCCAAAGAGCGGTATGAAATCTACCGCCAGCTCGCTGAAATGGGCAAGCAGCCCGTGAAGGCGGAGGCATAG
- a CDS encoding DNA-directed RNA polymerase subunit omega, translated as MIFYDLDSLAQKQGINNKYLLTAAVAARARALSEQKGRTLDEDNEKFISTALQEFDLGTVRLSLEQETASENGADS; from the coding sequence ATGATTTTTTACGATTTGGATTCTCTGGCCCAGAAACAGGGCATAAATAACAAGTATCTTCTCACCGCCGCAGTGGCTGCCCGTGCCCGTGCTCTCAGTGAGCAGAAAGGGCGCACCCTGGATGAAGACAATGAAAAATTCATCTCCACAGCTCTTCAGGAGTTTGATCTCGGTACAGTCCGCCTCTCCCTGGAACAAGAAACCGCCTCGGAGAACGGCGCCGATTCATGA
- the coaBC gene encoding bifunctional phosphopantothenoylcysteine decarboxylase/phosphopantothenate--cysteine ligase CoaBC, which translates to MPDWKRNRKVVLGITGGISAYKAPEIVRALVKSGCDVEVVLTSDGEKFVSPMVLSTLAGKRVWRQSDFLSDDTGWKIPHITLADWADVIIVAPCTAETLSNMARGAGKELLCSLLLAAGSPVVVFPAMNVNMFNHPATARNIEILKETGIIIADPETGSLACGYEGKGRLPSVEVILEEMWKALCPSKKLEGKNVLVTAGPTREFLDPVRFLSNPSTGKMGYAMARSAWYRGASITFVHGPAVFSNLGGFDVKSVVSAEEMKRTVLSLSEEMDYIVKAAAVGDFRAASFSDRKIKRANVDTLTVDLVQNTDIAAALGERKRQGQILVGFAAESHDLLLNASEKMRRKNLDFIVANDITASGSGFGTETNTVKLLSVDGSAEEFSGTKEDVAESVWSRILEEDWLL; encoded by the coding sequence ATGCCCGATTGGAAGCGGAACAGAAAAGTAGTACTCGGCATAACAGGAGGCATTTCCGCCTATAAAGCGCCGGAGATCGTCCGGGCTCTCGTCAAATCCGGGTGCGACGTGGAGGTTGTGCTAACCTCCGACGGTGAAAAGTTCGTCAGCCCCATGGTGCTTTCCACGCTGGCCGGCAAGCGTGTCTGGAGACAATCCGACTTCCTTTCCGACGACACGGGGTGGAAAATCCCCCATATAACACTGGCGGACTGGGCGGATGTGATCATTGTCGCCCCCTGTACAGCGGAAACGCTGTCGAACATGGCGAGGGGAGCGGGAAAGGAACTTCTCTGCTCCCTACTCCTTGCTGCCGGGTCGCCAGTAGTGGTTTTCCCGGCCATGAACGTGAACATGTTCAATCATCCGGCAACGGCCAGGAACATTGAAATCCTGAAAGAAACAGGAATCATCATTGCCGACCCGGAAACGGGAAGCCTGGCATGCGGATACGAGGGAAAGGGAAGACTCCCCTCCGTGGAGGTCATACTGGAGGAAATGTGGAAAGCCCTGTGCCCCTCAAAGAAGCTCGAGGGGAAAAATGTCCTCGTCACCGCCGGGCCCACCCGGGAATTCCTGGACCCTGTCCGTTTTCTCAGCAACCCAAGCACGGGGAAGATGGGGTATGCCATGGCAAGATCCGCCTGGTACCGCGGCGCCTCGATAACGTTTGTTCATGGTCCCGCAGTATTTTCCAACCTCGGCGGTTTTGACGTCAAATCCGTCGTGTCCGCGGAGGAGATGAAGCGGACGGTCTTGTCCCTTTCAGAAGAGATGGACTATATCGTAAAGGCAGCCGCTGTCGGTGATTTCAGGGCAGCCTCTTTCAGCGACAGGAAAATAAAGCGGGCGAATGTCGATACCCTCACGGTAGACCTGGTTCAGAACACGGACATAGCCGCTGCGCTCGGGGAACGGAAGCGACAGGGCCAGATCCTTGTCGGATTCGCAGCGGAAAGCCATGATCTGCTCCTCAACGCCTCTGAAAAAATGAGGCGCAAAAATCTCGATTTTATTGTCGCCAATGATATTACAGCTTCAGGTTCAGGTTTCGGGACCGAGACCAACACTGTCAAACTTCTTTCAGTTGACGGGAGCGCCGAAGAATTCTCCGGAACAAAGGAGGATGTGGCCGAAAGCGTGTGGAGCAGAATTCTTGAAGAGGACTGGCTTCTGTGA
- a CDS encoding HU family DNA-binding protein, giving the protein MTKAELVTEVAKATGLNKKASGAAVGAVFEAIESALAKGEKIQLVGFGTFEVRERAAREGRNPQDPKKVIKIPAKKVPVFRPGKALKDKVE; this is encoded by the coding sequence GTGACCAAGGCAGAACTGGTAACTGAGGTTGCAAAGGCGACAGGGTTGAACAAAAAAGCTTCCGGCGCTGCCGTCGGAGCGGTTTTCGAAGCCATCGAAAGTGCCCTTGCCAAGGGTGAAAAGATCCAGCTGGTTGGCTTCGGAACGTTCGAAGTCCGTGAAAGGGCTGCCCGCGAAGGCCGGAACCCCCAGGATCCCAAGAAAGTCATCAAGATCCCTGCGAAGAAAGTCCCCGTTTTTAGGCCCGGAAAAGCTCTTAAGGACAAGGTGGAATAA
- a CDS encoding DUF370 domain-containing protein, whose translation MTAKLVHIGFGNMIVGERIVAIIHPTSAPIKRLKEEAKEQGRLIDATQGRKTRAILVTDSNHVVLSAIQPETIVNRFEENTEDESLGQG comes from the coding sequence ATGACCGCAAAACTGGTTCATATAGGATTCGGCAATATGATCGTAGGGGAGAGGATCGTGGCCATTATTCATCCGACCTCAGCCCCGATAAAACGTCTCAAGGAAGAAGCGAAGGAACAAGGCAGGCTCATCGACGCCACACAGGGCCGGAAGACAAGGGCAATACTGGTTACCGACAGCAACCATGTGGTGCTGTCGGCCATTCAGCCCGAGACAATCGTGAACAGATTCGAGGAAAATACAGAGGATGAATCGCTCGGACAGGGGTAA
- the gmk gene encoding guanylate kinase has translation MNRSDRGKLFVLSGPSGAGKGTLRKKVFETVQGIRFSISCTTRPPRKGEKDGTDYRFISEEAFLSLLKEDKFLEHAKVHGHYYGTLRDDVEKALSEGYDMVLEIDVQGAFQIREKMPESILVFVSPPSLEELEHRLMERGTESVENLRLRLDNARLEMMKAKDYDYVIINDDAERASEELKSIIIGCRSNRGERK, from the coding sequence ATGAATCGCTCGGACAGGGGTAAGCTCTTTGTCCTTTCCGGCCCGAGCGGTGCCGGCAAGGGGACGCTGCGGAAAAAAGTCTTCGAAACGGTGCAGGGCATCAGATTTTCGATCTCATGCACCACGAGACCTCCCAGGAAGGGAGAGAAGGACGGAACAGACTACCGGTTCATTTCTGAAGAGGCCTTTCTTTCCCTTCTGAAGGAGGACAAGTTTCTCGAACATGCGAAAGTGCATGGTCATTACTATGGCACCCTGAGGGACGACGTGGAAAAGGCCCTTTCAGAAGGCTATGATATGGTGCTTGAAATTGACGTACAGGGGGCTTTTCAGATCAGGGAAAAAATGCCCGAGAGCATCCTCGTGTTCGTCTCTCCTCCTTCTCTTGAAGAACTTGAACACCGCCTGATGGAAAGGGGAACGGAAAGCGTGGAAAATCTCCGGCTTAGGCTCGACAATGCCAGGCTTGAGATGATGAAAGCCAAAGATTATGATTACGTTATAATAAACGATGATGCCGAACGGGCTTCCGAAGAGCTGAAGTCCATAATTATCGGCTGCAGATCTAACAGGGGGGAACGAAAATGA
- the rsmA gene encoding 16S rRNA (adenine(1518)-N(6)/adenine(1519)-N(6))-dimethyltransferase RsmA yields MIERKPFRHKKNLGQNFLADRNILRKIVERAAPAAGDVILEVGSGQGVLTRELLASPCTFLFSMEIDRGLEPFLSDISLLHPGRFCLIWGDALEADYSLLSPAPSKVVANIPYNITTPLLWKLLETLPSAGYFLLMVQKESAERITAPPSTKERYPLGVTLELTGSARKVLNVPPAAFRPVPAVHSCLLEITLGKEHRELATDGSWRGMLRSGFAQRRKKLLNNLKTFREDIPWPEVFAELGIGKNARAEELSAEKWLALHQKIKK; encoded by the coding sequence ATGATTGAAAGGAAACCGTTCCGACACAAAAAAAACCTGGGCCAGAACTTTCTTGCCGACAGAAACATTCTCCGTAAAATCGTCGAAAGGGCCGCTCCGGCGGCAGGAGATGTCATCCTTGAAGTGGGATCCGGCCAGGGAGTGCTTACCAGGGAGCTTCTTGCCTCTCCCTGCACTTTTTTGTTCAGCATGGAAATCGACAGGGGGCTGGAGCCCTTTCTTTCCGATATTTCCCTTCTCCACCCCGGCCGTTTTTGCCTCATCTGGGGTGACGCCCTCGAGGCGGACTATTCTCTTCTTTCCCCTGCACCGTCGAAGGTTGTAGCAAACATCCCCTATAACATAACGACTCCCCTTCTCTGGAAGCTTCTCGAAACCCTTCCTTCAGCCGGTTATTTCCTTCTCATGGTTCAGAAAGAGTCTGCGGAGAGGATAACAGCTCCCCCCTCAACAAAAGAACGATATCCGCTGGGGGTAACTCTTGAGCTGACGGGGAGTGCCCGGAAAGTGCTGAATGTGCCGCCTGCGGCTTTTCGTCCGGTTCCGGCGGTCCATTCCTGCCTGCTGGAAATAACTTTGGGAAAAGAGCACCGGGAACTTGCCACGGACGGGTCCTGGAGAGGAATGCTCAGAAGCGGTTTTGCCCAGAGGAGAAAAAAGCTGCTGAACAACCTGAAGACTTTCAGGGAGGATATTCCGTGGCCGGAGGTATTTGCGGAGTTGGGAATAGGGAAAAATGCGCGGGCTGAAGAGCTTTCCGCGGAAAAATGGCTCGCACTGCACCAAAAAATAAAAAAATGA